A single region of the Parasphingorhabdus litoris DSM 22379 genome encodes:
- the argJ gene encoding bifunctional glutamate N-acetyltransferase/amino-acid acetyltransferase ArgJ, whose translation MSETISPLAPADIPKLPEISGVTCRIAQARYKEWDRCDLTYIELNEGTSVAGVLTQSKCPSTEVEWCRKALPGGKARALVVNAGNANAFTGARGMEAVQRILSLSSSHLGCTEEEIFVSSTGVIGEPLPKDRAEAGLKAAFTAKPCSWEEAAATIMTTDTFPKMATTSAIVDGKTVYLNGIVKGSGMIAPDMATMLGYIFTDATVDAGVLQEMLNAATAKSFNCITVDSDTSTSDTVLAFATGQHDTPALTSFEDAGADAFQAALSDLCMQLAHLVVRDGEGASKFIEIAVTGAQSDDSAKRIALSIANSPLVKTAIAGEDANWGRVVMAVGKAGEPADRDKLSIGFGGIMVARDGLVVPDYDEAPVAEHLKGDVIDISVDIGIGNGKATVWTCDLTHGYISINADYRS comes from the coding sequence TATCGCCCCTTGCCCCTGCAGATATCCCAAAGCTTCCGGAAATTTCGGGCGTCACCTGTCGCATCGCTCAGGCGCGGTACAAGGAATGGGATCGCTGTGACCTCACCTATATCGAATTGAACGAAGGCACATCCGTCGCGGGCGTGCTCACACAAAGCAAATGTCCGTCCACAGAAGTGGAATGGTGCCGCAAAGCCTTGCCCGGCGGCAAGGCAAGAGCACTGGTCGTCAATGCTGGTAACGCCAATGCCTTTACCGGCGCGCGTGGCATGGAGGCGGTGCAACGGATATTATCCCTTTCCAGCAGTCATTTAGGATGCACAGAGGAAGAGATATTCGTGTCCTCTACCGGTGTTATCGGCGAACCTTTGCCCAAAGATCGGGCCGAGGCCGGCTTAAAGGCTGCTTTCACCGCGAAGCCTTGTAGCTGGGAAGAGGCTGCTGCCACGATCATGACCACCGACACCTTTCCCAAAATGGCGACTACAAGCGCAATTGTTGATGGGAAAACGGTATATTTGAATGGTATCGTCAAAGGCTCCGGCATGATTGCACCGGATATGGCGACAATGCTCGGTTACATTTTTACGGATGCGACTGTCGATGCCGGCGTGCTGCAGGAAATGCTGAATGCAGCGACCGCAAAAAGTTTCAACTGCATCACGGTGGACAGTGATACATCGACCAGCGACACTGTTTTGGCCTTCGCTACGGGTCAGCATGACACCCCTGCCCTAACCTCCTTTGAAGACGCCGGGGCTGATGCCTTTCAAGCAGCCCTGAGCGATCTATGTATGCAACTGGCGCATCTCGTAGTCCGCGATGGCGAAGGCGCCAGCAAATTTATCGAAATTGCCGTGACGGGCGCTCAAAGCGACGACAGCGCCAAGCGTATCGCTCTCTCAATCGCCAATTCTCCGCTCGTCAAAACCGCAATTGCTGGAGAAGACGCCAATTGGGGCCGCGTCGTCATGGCGGTTGGCAAAGCCGGCGAACCCGCAGACCGCGACAAGCTGTCCATCGGATTTGGCGGTATCATGGTTGCGCGCGACGGTCTCGTGGTGCCGGATTATGACGAAGCCCCGGTCGCCGAGCACCTGAAGGGCGACG